The following is a genomic window from Butyricimonas faecihominis.
ATTTGTGAGAGAAACAAAAAGATATACCTTTGCAACCGCAATTGAGAAACACAATTGAAGGATTCAGTAGCTCAGCCGGTAGAGCACAACACTTTTAATGTTGGGGTCCTGGGTTCGAGTCCCAGCTGGATCACTGAAAGAAAAGCCAAAAGGCGACAAGAAAAAGACAAGTCCTACAAAATCAATATTTTGTGGGACTTTTTTTATTGTCTTTTGGCTACCTTGACCGCCACGAAAAGGTCACTGACAGACAAAAATTAGTGCCTTATTCGTACCCCCGACAAAATTCTTCAAAAAGGGGTACGATTTGTCGGAAAATGGCGAAATGTTGTCGAGATTTGGCGACCCTGCATTTATCTCATTATGAGTTAATAAAAGTAGTTTTGTAACTTAAAAAATGAGGTATGAAATCAACATTCCGAGTATTGTTCTTCCTGAAACGGGACAAGGTGAAAAAGAACGGTAATATGCCAATCATGGCACGTATTACCATTGACGGGAAATTAGCCCAATTCAACACTAAACTTGAAGTCAATCCTAAAAACTGGTCTGCCAAAACCGGAAAGGTAAATGGCAGAGGAGCGGAATTTACCCGCATGAATGAAATGCTAGATAGCATCAAGGCTACCTTGCACAGACACTATCAGACCATTTTAGAACGGGACAGCTATGTAACCGCAGAGAAAGTACGCAATGTGTTCTTAGGTAAAGAGGAAAAAGCAAAAACTCTCTTACAGGTATTTTCCCAGCATAATGAACAATATGCGCTGAAAGTAGGGAAAACAGCCACACAAAAGACATATACCCGTTATGAACTTACCAAAAATCGCCTTGCCGAATATATCCACAATAAATATAATGTGGAGGATATTACCTTTCGGGAAATAAATGTCGTGTTTATCGAGGGCTTCTACCTATTTATCCGGGAGAATTATCCGTGTACCCACAATACAGCCATGAAGTTTATACAGCGTTTCAGAACTATTGTTCTGTTTGCCCACAACTTGGGACTAATTACTTTTAATCCTTTCGGGGCATATAAGCTGAAATTTGAATATGTGGAAAGGGATTTTCTTGAACAAGCAGAATTAGACCGGATATATCAAAAGACATTCGCCAGCAAACGACTGGAGCAAGTTCGTGATATATTTATTTTCAGTTGCTACACTGGACTGTCTTATGTTGATGTCTGCGAACTAACCCCTGAAAATATAAGATTGTCCTTTGACGGTAATCTGTGGATAATCAAGAAAAGACATAAGACAAGCGTAACGTCCAATATTCGATTATTGGATATACCCAAATCCATTTTACAGAAATATGACGGGAAACTGCCCAATGGTAAACTGTTGCCAGTTATCAGTAATCAGAAGATGAATGATTACTTGAAAGAGATTGCAACTGTTTGTGGAATAAATAAGAAAATCACGTTCCACGTTGCCCGACACAGCTTTGCGACCCTTAGCATAAGTTATGGCGTACCCATTGAAAGCGTTTCCAAAATGTTGGGACACACCAACATAAGAACCACCCAAATCTATGCAAAAATCATAGATACTAAACTTAGCGAAGATATGGATATTTTAGCTAACAAGCTAAATAACAGAAAAATATCAGTCATATAAATACTAACTTAAAAATAATAATTATGGACTTACAGATTATCCAAAACAAGATTTTTGAAGTACGGGGTTGCCGGGTGATGCTTGACTTGCATTTGGCGGAACTCTACCAAGTAGAAACACGAGCCTTGAAACAGGCGGTCAAACGTAATATAGACCGCTTCCCCGGTGATTTTATGTTTGAATTGAGTAAAGACGAGTGGTTGGGACTTATCACAAATTGTGATAAGTTCCCTGACAACATCCGTCACACGCCCACCCCGCCTATGGCTTTCACCGAGCAGGGCGTAGCCATGCTTTCTTCGGTTCTCCGTTCCAAAGTAGCCATAGAAGTAAACATTTCAATCATGCGAGCTTTCGTCCTCATGCGCCAAATGGTAATCGGCTACGAGGAACTGTTAAGGCGCATTGAAGAACTGGAGGTAAGCACCGATGCACAGTTCAACGAGCTATATCAAGCCCTTACCCGGCTTCTAAGCCAGTCGAAGCAACAGAAAGAACGCCGTCCGGTAGGTTTTGTTACCTATAACCGTGACAAGAACGAATAGGTAACGATTTCGGTAACGAATTTTCACCTAACAAGCTATATCCCAACAAAGTACACTCTTTCACCTTGCGGGCAGTCCATCGACTACCCGCATTTTTTATTCCCTTTTCCACTTGCACATTCCCCGAAACGCCAGCCGTGCGTGGCATGGCTGACTGATTTTCGTGAAAAGAGCCGTTGGAAACCCGCACAAGCGTACCGCAAGGTGAACTTGCCATACCCTTGCCTTTCCCGCCCGCATGGAGTGTTCCCTAAAAGACGAAAGGGAACAAGCACTTTTCCCCTGTTTCCCTATCTGTAAATCTTCCTCATTATGCAGTCCCCCAGCCGGGACAGTCGTTTTTATCATTTCAATAGGCAAAGGTAGCTACGGGGGCTTTTGGCTCTGCAAATTGGGTTTCATCGAAAAAAATTGTTCCAGCTTCCCGTTGGTCGGAAAAAATTTTTGTCGGAAAAATTTGCATAGCAAGACCCCTTCACCAACCAGCCTATGTGAAACGAAAACGACCGACCCGACCGGAAGACGCATAAAAAAAAAAGTCGGATTTACAGGAAACAGGAAAAAAGTTCAGTGAAACTTTGGGCTCCCTCACCTCTCGAATCCGCATAAAATTAAAAACTTAAAAAATTACAGCAATATGGAAGCAAAGGTATTATCGGAAGCAAAAGTTTATGTAGGCACTTACGGCAAGTATAACAACGGTTCATTGTTCGGCGCATGGCTCGACCTGTCGGACTATTCGGACAAGGAAGAATTTTACGAAGCCTGTCGGGAACTGCACAAAGACGAGGAAGATGCGGAATATATGTTTCAAGACTGGGAGAACGTGCCGGAGGGCTTAATCGGCGAAAGCTGGATTTCTGAAAACTTCTTTTCTCTGCGTGATACGGTAGAGGATTTGGACGACACCGAGCAGGAAGCCTTTTTCGTGTGGTGCAACTACAAAAGCCATGATTTGAACGAGGAAGATGCGGACGACCTTGTACGTGATTTCCGGGACGAGTATCAGGGGGAATATGACGATGAAGAAGATTTCGCCTATGAAATCATAGAGGAATGCTACAACCTGCCGGAGTTCGCAAAGACCTATTTCGATTATGAAAAGTTCGCCCGTGACCTGTTTATGTGCGATTACTGGTTTGAAGACGGTTTTGTGTTCCGAGCGGCATAATCAAATACCAATCCGGGCGGGGTGTCAAAGCCCTGCCCGCTAAAAACGACCAAGCGATGAAACGGAAAAGCATTTATAAAATCCTTTGGCGGGTGTTCCTGCTCTGCCTTGCATGGCGGTTCACCAGCGTAGCCGGAGCAGGCACGGCGATAACGGCGTATATCGTATTTCGTGCCGCCTGTTTCCTGTTCCGTGTCTGCCTTTCAGCCCTTTATGCGCTGGGCGTGGCTCTGCTTTTCCTGTCGTTGCTTTTCTTGCTGATATTATAACCATAAAAAAATAGAACATCATGCAGTCACTTAACAAAAACGGGGTAAGCATTACCCAAACACCGGGAGAAGAAAAAATCACAGAATGCTGTTTAAAGGTTCTCAAGGAATGGATTAATACAGTTACACGGATAGCAAATTTTTCAACGTAATGGCTAAAACACAGGACGAAGCCACCGAAGGCATGACAAGTGCTAGTGAAAAAGAACAGAGAAATAACATCTCTAATTGAGATTAGGTTCTCTAACTTATGCTACAACAAATTCGCAGTACGCCTTACTTAAAAATTGCTCTATATTAAGTTGTTATTTTTTTGAATAATTCATACTCGTCAAGATGATTAGGCTGGATAGATAAATAGAATGTTCTTTCAAAATTTTCATACTTATAATTTACAGTATTTTTTATCTTATTGATGTAATGGAATAATATACACACAAAATCGTGTCCATTCATATTAAATCTCATATCTGCAGGTAATTTATTCGTTATTTCTTTTAAGAAATCTAATATTTCAGTTTTGTATTTGAATAATTTATTTATAGCAATAAAATTATTAAGATAATTATCTATAGAGATATTACAAATTCCAGTCTTTTTGTCAACTTGTAAGCTACTTTCTACTTTTGGATATGAACATTTGAATTGGAAATGTTCATTTATTAACCGTACGATAAAAAAGATATATGCAACTTTAGATACTTCCTTTATCACCAGTTCTGTATTATGAGGAAAGTTTCTTATTCCCAGTTTGAGTATTTTCCCAATGTGATTTATGCTGCATAAATACGATTCCATACAAGAATAATCCGTATATAGTATATGCGGGTCATTTTGAATTTCTGTTAATATCCCATCAAAATCCCTATCTATTAAGCATTTAACATTTAAACTTATATTGTTTTGAGTTAACAATATAGATAGTGCAATGAGTTTATTCTTATTGGATTTTAAATCCAAATCCATAAACTGCTCTTTCACACTTAAGAAATCTATATCATTAACTTCCTTCACAGATTTATCACATTTAACGTATTCAAAATAATTTTCGATTATCAGTTTATCTGTAATTCCTTCAACATATATATATCAACTATATCTTTTTCTAAAGTATATATGGCTATAATCTCATCTATATTTCTCTTAATATCTAACATACATATTTTCCAATTTAGACACACTATTTCTATAAGTTGACAATATTTCAAAAGAATGTGTTGCAAAAATAAATTGAGTGTTATTCTCATGGCTTAGTGCCAATAATGTTTTTATCAATTTTCTTTGCCATTTAATGTTTAATGAAATTTCGGGTTCATCAATTATAAAAATAGTCGCATCGTCAGCTGATGTAATAGTATTAACCAACAATAGAAGCAACTGTTTCTCGCCACTTGAAATCCAATTAAAATTAATAGGTTCATTATCAAACGTTCGTTTTAATGAAAAGCCTGTTGATAGATGAAATTCAATAGTTTTATTTGTAAAATAATCATTTATAGTACGTATAAACATCTCTATTGATTCACAAACAGGTTCCAAAGCCTGTAATTTAGCATTTATACTTTCCAAGAAAGGAGAAATTATTGTTCCAAGAAACCTTTCTTGTTCACTCGTTTCAGCTTTTTTAAGATATTTTTTTATAGCATTTGTGTCAAATTTTTCAATCAATCCATATTCAACAAATTTCGGAATTCTTTTTTCTAATTCATCTAATTCCTTAGTAAGACTAATTTTATCTTTAATGATAGAATCAGCCTCTGATAGCTTTATGTAATTTTTGATTATATCAGAAAAAACCCCTTGAGAATTCTTTTCGCCCATTCGAGAGCCTGTAATTACTCGATTTCTTATCCAATCAATTAAACGCTCAAGAGTCGCTTCTAAATCTAATCTTCTTTCGTTTAATATTTTTTTTATTTCATTTCTTTCTAATCCTTTAGAAAAAATAATGTCTGATTCATTGATAAAAAATCTTGGTGAATTATGTAGATTTGCATTTTTAGATGTAATACTATTTAAAACTTTCCTATCATCAGAAAGATAAAATGTTGTAATATTCAAATTCCTTATATAATTCAGTATTTCTTGATATATAATATCCTCTTTAGAACCAGCATCTAATTGAATTGAGTTGTCAGAATCTGCTTTAAGCTCAATCGATTTTAAAATTTCATTGTTTTTTGCAATGTAATATGTGAATGTTCCACATGTGGAACATTCACGTTTTGCGCCAATCTCTATGCCATTTTTAAGTTGTACAACGAATTTTTTAAATCGAGTTTCCGCTATTTTTGTTTTATAGCCACTTTTATCTCTAGTTGATAGTAAATAAAAGAACAATTTTAGTATTGTTGTTTTACCAGTTCCATTATCTCCGTAAATAATTAATAGCTTTTCTATTCCTTTTTCAGATGTATTTGGCAATTTATACGAATATACTCCAAATAACTCTTCAACAGAAATATGTTCGACTGCAACTTGGGCTATTTCTTTTTTCATATGCAATTGTTTTTATCAGCAAAGATAGCTATTAATAAACACTTGACAATATTTTATCGAGTTTTTATTAACACACTCATCCCCAAAATTTGCTTTTCTTCGTTATTAGCATTATTAAACGATAGCGAAAGTTGCTGCACCTGCCCGAAGCTGTCAATCACATAAATATCAATTGTCTGCTGGTCGGTCGATGCCGAAGTGTAGTAGAGCTGGAACGTTTCTTTCTCCAGCGGGTATAGGTCATTGGGCAGGAACACCGTACCGTTATCCATTTCCAGCTTCCCTTTGCCGTCCGGCTGGAAATACCGTATCTGATAGGTAGTCGGCTGGTAATAGCCGCCACGCACCAGTCGGCAGCGTATTTCGGCTGTTTCCCCGACTTTCAGCCTTTTGAGTACTGGCAGAGTTTCGATGCTGAACGGGTACGCCTGCTGAATATCCAAGTTGTCATTACAGGCGGTGACAAGCACAAGGGCGGCCACGATGTAGCAGCCCATGATGATTTTATACATTACATTCTTCATATACATTGTTATATAGCGGTCAGTTGATAATGAATTTCAGTCCCAAAGATACCTGCGAGTGGAATTTGCCTATGTCCGAGCCGAACAACGCCCGTTCCCTTGCGCTGACAAGCAAGGCTATCCGGTCAGTCAGGTAGGCTTCCAGTTCCAGCGTCAGCGCACCGCCGTAAATGAAGCAGTCCTTATCCAGCAGCGTAGAGCCGTCCGGCAGCAGCTTTTCGCTTCGGTTGCTTGTTTCATACCCGGCGAGTGCCGACAGTCCCAGCGACAGGAAAAAGGTCTTTCGCCTGTCCGATAGGAATTTCAGGTAGTAGCCGCCCTCTGCGGTGAACTGTTCTACGGGTATCTGCATATCCTTGTAGTCATACTTCTTGTGCAAGTATTCCCCGCCAATCACCCAGCGGTTGGCGTTCTTGGTGTAAACGCTGTACGCCGCCCCGATATGGTAGGCGAAATCCGTGTCGGAGTTCCAATGCACCCCGTCCGCCATGCCCGCCGTGACCTGCAAGCCTTTCATGCCCGGCAGGTATCTTTGTGCGTGTGCCTGGTTGAAATGCAGGCACAGCGCAAAGAGCATCATTATAAAGATATGTTTCTTCATTCCCTATTTGATTTTGAGTTCGTTAATCACTTCTGCGTTCACGATGTCGGCGTTTTCCACCCGG
Proteins encoded in this region:
- a CDS encoding ORF6N domain-containing protein, whose protein sequence is MDLQIIQNKIFEVRGCRVMLDLHLAELYQVETRALKQAVKRNIDRFPGDFMFELSKDEWLGLITNCDKFPDNIRHTPTPPMAFTEQGVAMLSSVLRSKVAIEVNISIMRAFVLMRQMVIGYEELLRRIEELEVSTDAQFNELYQALTRLLSQSKQQKERRPVGFVTYNRDKNE
- a CDS encoding site-specific integrase, whose product is MKSTFRVLFFLKRDKVKKNGNMPIMARITIDGKLAQFNTKLEVNPKNWSAKTGKVNGRGAEFTRMNEMLDSIKATLHRHYQTILERDSYVTAEKVRNVFLGKEEKAKTLLQVFSQHNEQYALKVGKTATQKTYTRYELTKNRLAEYIHNKYNVEDITFREINVVFIEGFYLFIRENYPCTHNTAMKFIQRFRTIVLFAHNLGLITFNPFGAYKLKFEYVERDFLEQAELDRIYQKTFASKRLEQVRDIFIFSCYTGLSYVDVCELTPENIRLSFDGNLWIIKKRHKTSVTSNIRLLDIPKSILQKYDGKLPNGKLLPVISNQKMNDYLKEIATVCGINKKITFHVARHSFATLSISYGVPIESVSKMLGHTNIRTTQIYAKIIDTKLSEDMDILANKLNNRKISVI
- a CDS encoding AAA family ATPase, with protein sequence MKKEIAQVAVEHISVEELFGVYSYKLPNTSEKGIEKLLIIYGDNGTGKTTILKLFFYLLSTRDKSGYKTKIAETRFKKFVVQLKNGIEIGAKRECSTCGTFTYYIAKNNEILKSIELKADSDNSIQLDAGSKEDIIYQEILNYIRNLNITTFYLSDDRKVLNSITSKNANLHNSPRFFINESDIIFSKGLERNEIKKILNERRLDLEATLERLIDWIRNRVITGSRMGEKNSQGVFSDIIKNYIKLSEADSIIKDKISLTKELDELEKRIPKFVEYGLIEKFDTNAIKKYLKKAETSEQERFLGTIISPFLESINAKLQALEPVCESIEMFIRTINDYFTNKTIEFHLSTGFSLKRTFDNEPINFNWISSGEKQLLLLLVNTITSADDATIFIIDEPEISLNIKWQRKLIKTLLALSHENNTQFIFATHSFEILSTYRNSVSKLENMYVRY
- a CDS encoding conjugal transfer protein TraO, translating into MKKHIFIMMLFALCLHFNQAHAQRYLPGMKGLQVTAGMADGVHWNSDTDFAYHIGAAYSVYTKNANRWVIGGEYLHKKYDYKDMQIPVEQFTAEGGYYLKFLSDRRKTFFLSLGLSALAGYETSNRSEKLLPDGSTLLDKDCFIYGGALTLELEAYLTDRIALLVSARERALFGSDIGKFHSQVSLGLKFIIN
- a CDS encoding DUF3872 domain-containing protein, whose translation is MYMKNVMYKIIMGCYIVAALVLVTACNDNLDIQQAYPFSIETLPVLKRLKVGETAEIRCRLVRGGYYQPTTYQIRYFQPDGKGKLEMDNGTVFLPNDLYPLEKETFQLYYTSASTDQQTIDIYVIDSFGQVQQLSLSFNNANNEEKQILGMSVLIKTR
- a CDS encoding antirestriction protein ArdA encodes the protein MEAKVLSEAKVYVGTYGKYNNGSLFGAWLDLSDYSDKEEFYEACRELHKDEEDAEYMFQDWENVPEGLIGESWISENFFSLRDTVEDLDDTEQEAFFVWCNYKSHDLNEEDADDLVRDFRDEYQGEYDDEEDFAYEIIEECYNLPEFAKTYFDYEKFARDLFMCDYWFEDGFVFRAA
- a CDS encoding DUF4435 domain-containing protein; amino-acid sequence: MKEVNDIDFLSVKEQFMDLDLKSNKNKLIALSILLTQNNISLNVKCLIDRDFDGILTEIQNDPHILYTDYSCMESYLCSINHIGKILKLGIRNFPHNTELVIKEVSKVAYIFFIVRLINEHFQFKCSYPKVESSLQVDKKTGICNISIDNYLNNFIAINKLFKYKTEILDFLKEITNKLPADMRFNMNGHDFVCILFHYINKIKNTVNYKYENFERTFYLSIQPNHLDEYELFKKITT